One genomic region from Doryrhamphus excisus isolate RoL2022-K1 chromosome 14, RoL_Dexc_1.0, whole genome shotgun sequence encodes:
- the LOC131101850 gene encoding glutathione S-transferase A-like, whose protein sequence is MAENMHLFWGSGSAPCWRVMIALEEKKLQGYKQTLLSFEKNEHKSPAVLALNSRGQLPTFNHGDIIVNESYAACFYLESQFKSQGTKLIPDGPAEQALMYQRMFEGLTFCDKLYAVIYYEWFVPEGERHDSAMKRNREALTTELKLWEGYLQKAGPHLAGASFSLADVTVFPIVGNLFRFGLSAERYPKLAEYYALLKDRPSVRASWPPHWLENPKGEDTLKDI, encoded by the exons ATGGCCGAAAACATGCATCTGTTTTGGGGTTCCGGTTCTGCTCCGTGCTGGAGGGTAATGATCGCCCTGGAAGAGAAGAAGCTCCAGGGCTACAAGCAAACGCTACTCTCCTTCGAGAAGAATGAGCACAAGTCACCTGCTGTTTTAGCTCTAAACTCAAGAGGACAA cttcCTACTTTCAATCATGGAGACATCATTGTGAATGAATCCTATGCAGCCTGTTTTTACCTGGAG AGTCAGTTCAAGTCTCAGGGGACCAAGCTGATCCCAGATGGCCCTGCAGAACAAGCCCTCATGTACCAGCGCATGTTTGAGGGGCTCACATTCTGCGACAAACTCT ATGCAGTCATCTACTACGAGTGGTTTGTGCCTGAAGGCGAGAGGCATGACTCAGCCATGAAGAGAAACCGCGAAGCCCTCACCACTGAGCTCAAGCTGTGGGAGGGTTACCTGCAGAAG GCGGGACCCCATCTGGCTGGAGCCTCCTTTTCTTTGGCTGATGTGACCGTCTTCCCGATTGTGGGGAACCTTTTCAGATTTGG GTTGTCTGCCGAGCGTTACCCAAAGCTGGCTGAATATTACGCTCTGCTGAAGGATAGACCCAGCGTCCGAGCCAGCTGGCCTCCTCACTGGCTGGAAAACCCCAAAGGAGAAGACACACTCAAAGACATCTGA
- the LOC131101851 gene encoding glutathione S-transferase A-like yields MAKDITVYWGSGSPPCWRVLIALEEKKLQGYNSEMLSFEKREQKSEKVMAINPRGQFPSLKYGNYVVNESCGACFFLENQFKDQGTRLVPDCPAEQAMMYQRLFEGLAFWQKLGAVVHYEWKVPAAERHDSAVQRNRQDLTVELQLWEGYLAKGPGPFLSGKTFSLADIVVFPILAFAIRFGLKADRYPKLAAYYNALKARPSIKATWPPTWKGSQAEDILKGI; encoded by the exons ATGGCCAAGGACATAACTGTGTATTGGGGCTCCGGCTCTCCTCCGTGCTGGAGGGTGTTGATCGCCCTGGAGGAGAAGAAGCTGCAGGGGTACAACAGTGAAATGCTCTCCTTTGAGAAGAGGGAGCAAAAGTCTGAGAAGGTTATGGCCATTAACCCCAGAGGccaa TTTCCTTCCTTGAAATATGGCAACTATGTCGTGAATGAGTCCTGTGGAGCCTGCTTCTTCCTGGAG AACCAGTTCAAGGACCAGGGAACCAGGCTGGTCCCCGACTGCCCTGCAGAACAAGCCATGATGTACCAACGCCTGTTTGAAGGCCTGGCGTTCTGGCAGAAGCTTG GAGCTGTTGTCCACTATGAGTGGAAGGTCCCGGCAGCGGAGAGACACGACTCTGCCGTGCAGCGAAACCGACAAGATTTAACTGTTGAGCTCCAACTGTGGGAAGGATACCTGGCGAAG GGGCCTGGCCCTTTTCTTTCTGGAAAGACCTTTTCCTTGGCTGATATCGTTGTTTTTCCAATCCTTGCCTTTGCCATCCGTTTTGG GTTGAAAGCTGATCGTTACCCGAAACTGGCTGCATATTACAATGCGTTGAAGGCTCGGCCCAGCATCAAAGCGACATGGCCACCAACCTGGAAGGGATCACAAGCAGAAGACATACTCAAAGGCATCTAA
- the LOC131101790 gene encoding coagulation factor XI-like, producing MEAYLVLISLLSMSSLSLSQDCVRDLLENVDFPGTDIKFQYSPDVEHCQHLCTQHPSCLFFTFVRADWTNDKRHFYCYLKSTPSGQPNVQLPLLGVTSGFSLKSCSPDTQPCLSRVYQNVDFYGADYRTLFTADYEECQRVCTQDTSCQFFTFVNDVFTPQNIRYKCHLKFSWPLPRTLNVNRKAGLVSGFSHNTQLTPYFDKACSTKLFPSTAIPGNPLQTHPAGSPEHCMALCSAHPSCTYFSFYSNDLICHLKSNPNEMVMKAEVGVTSGIATHFCQQDTDWAKRAHEGVDFQGSDIRFELMDDAETCQKMCTADQNCQFYTYVNDSFFDSDFWRRCYLKRVITMPAPPKIAKLANVVSGFTLRGCV from the exons ATGGAAGCATATTTGGTTTTAATAAGCCTGCTCTCCATGAGCAGTCTCTCCTTAAGCCAAG ATTGTGTACGAGATTTATTGGAGAATGTAGACTTTCCGGGGACAGACATCAAATTCCAGTATTCTCCTGACGTGGAGCACTGTCAGCACCTGTGCACTCAGCATCCTTCTTGCCTTTTCTTTACTTTTGTACGCGCTGACTGGACCAACGACAAAAG ACACTTCTACTGCTACCTCAAGTCGACTCCCTCCGGGCAGCCCAATGTTCAGTTGCCCCTTCTGGGTGTCACCTCTGGTTTTTCCCTCAAATCCTGCAGCCCAGACACAC AGCCTTGTTTGTCTCGCGTGTACCAGAATGTGGACTTTTACGGTGCGGACTATCGGACCTTGTTCACAGCAGACTACGAAGAGTGTCAGCGAGTGTGCACTCAAGACACCTCCTGCCAGTTCTTTACGTTTGTTAATGATGTCTTCACACCTCAGAACATCAG GTATAAGTGCCACCTGAAGTTCAGCTGGCCTTTACCGAGGACCTTAAACGTCAACAGGAAGGCTGGCTTGGTGTCCGGCTTCTCACACAACACCCAGCTTACTCCGTACTTTGACAAAG CATGTTCCACGAAGCTTTTCCCGAGCACCGCCATCCCAGGCAACCCCTTACAGACGCACCCTGCCGGCTCACCTGAGCACTGTATGGCGTTGTGCTCCGCACACCCAAGTTGCACCTACTTCTCTTTCTACAG caaTGATCTCATCTGTCACCTGAAGAGCAATCCCAATGAAATGGTGATGAAGGCTGAAGTAGGTGTAACATCCGGGATAGCGACACACTTTTGTCAGCAAGATACCG ACTGGGCAAAGAGAGCTCATGAAGGAGTCGATTTCCAAGGTTCAGACATCCGCTTTGAGCTGATGGATGATGCGGAGACGTGCCAGAAGATGTGCACTGCAGATCAGAACTGCCAGTTCTACACCTACGTCAATGACAGCTTCTTTGATTCTGATTTCTG GCGGCGCTGCTATCTCAAACGTGTCATCACCATGCCGGCTCCTCCCAAGATTGCCAAACTGGCCAACGTGGTGTCTGGCTTCACCTTGAGGGGCTGCGTTTAA
- the heyl gene encoding hairy/enhancer-of-split related with YRPW motif-like protein produces MKRPHDYSSEESDTDELIDVGQEDSYCPVTGSMSPGSASQILARKKRRGIIEKRRRDRINHSLSELRRLVPSAFEKQGSSKLEKAEILQMTVDHLKLLHAMGGKGYFDARALAVDYRTLGFRECVGEVVRYLSSLEGDSPDPIGARLVTHLSQCASELDPLLLQSPPSSTLPFPPWPWVSFPQMSSTLPPASSSPPFPSGRRDIALMGSYPPPASLRLAPLVGCQQGMPPLLPPTALVSVHRLPSLAASPSSGPSRPTQASPHSRTSPLPPAPSASSPPTAPPLISFRPFAPLGSPTVQRRGLSGKSGQGWGTEIGAF; encoded by the exons ATGAAGAGACCTCACGACTACAGCTCCGAGGAGTCGGACACAGACGAGCTGATTGacgtgggacaggaggacagcTACTG CCCAGTCACCGGGTCCATGTCCCCTGGCAGCGCTTCACAGATTCTGGCCCGAAAGAAGAGAAGGGGG ATCATAGAGAAGAGGCGCAGGGACCGGATCAACCACAGCCTGTCTGAGCTAAGGAGGCTGGTACCAAGTGCCTTTGAGAAACAG GGCTCCTCTAAATTGGAGAAAGCAGAGATTCTGCAAATGACTGTGGACCACCTCAAGCTTCTGCATGCCATGGGTGGGAAAG GGTACTTTGACGCGAGGGCCCTGGCAGTGGACTACAGGACTCTGGGCTTCAGGGAGTGTGTTGGAGAGGTGGTGCGGTATCTCAGCTCCCTTGAAGGAGACTCCCCAGACCCGATTGGAGCCCGCCTGGTCACCCACCTCTCCCAGTGTGCAAGCGAGCTGGACCCCCTTCTCCTTCAGTCGCCCCCAAGCTCCACTTTGCCCTTCCCTCCTTGGCCCTGGGTGTCCTTCCCCCAGATGTCCTCCACCCTGCCACCCGCTTCCTCCTCCCCGCCGTTCCCCAGCGGGCGGAGGGATATCGCCCTGATGGGGAGCTACCCCCCACCCGCCTCCCTCCGTCTCGCGCCGCTGGTCGGCTGCCAGCAGGGGATGCCACCTCTCCTACCCCCCACTGCACTGGTGAGCGTTCACAGGCTGCCATCCCTTGCCGCGTCCCCATCTTCAGGCCCGTCCAGGCCCACCCAGGCCTCCCCACACAGCAGGACCTCACCTCTCCCGCCCGCCCCTTCCGCTTCCTCTCCACCAACCGCACCGCCCCTCATCTCTTTCAGACCGTTTGCACCTCTGGGGTCTCCCACAGTCCAACGCAGGGGCTTGAGTGGCAAGTCGGGCCAAGGATGGGGTACTGAAATTGGAGCTTTTTGA
- the zbtb8b gene encoding zinc finger and BTB domain-containing protein 8B has product MEVPYYLPKLLFELNEQRKRGFFCDCSILVEGRVFKAHRNVLFAGSGYFRALLVHYLQDSGQRHSTASLDIVTAEAFSAILDFLYSGRLCLSSNNVIEVMSAASYLQMTDLVNLCKGYIRSSLEICNKGKEGKTEEGNAEEEGRYRLADSGTPAATNPGSFGAAEPRSQLTETDGASVNPTHSPLPIHNDTPPVPSKDCHSGEERPKAHMDHANLSSSSCSALTPELVNPKIEYDPDEELLESPDSKDLASYPGPSLPHHSKQLPPSVSLSTERCFVGSSFNARQLMEMLARGEGPKVERGGQRFFQGAPGSSLVAGRVEDGLSFVGSSVMEIQSDWLGEDTGDNLLVPVKLHKCPFCPYTAKQKGIMKRHIRCHTGERPFPCPMCGKRFTRQEHLRTHALSVHRHDLPVSCKSCRRVFTGSTVSPGLRRYGICDSCNCVTTTHTDSTPVHTASQAEPTERGDGGTDWSSFMDDVDEVEVGRVEDLVEKQMLEKQLAACNDVGHTLKSEGNYYD; this is encoded by the exons ATGGAGGTGCCTTACTACCTGCCCAAATTGCTTTTTGAGCTCAACGAGCAGCGCAAGAGGGGCTTCTTCTGTGATTGCAGCATCCTCGTCGAGGGTCGTGTCTTCAAGGCACACCGTAATGTGCTGTTTGCGGGAAGTGGTTATTTTCGGGCTCTTTTGGTTCACTATTTACAG GACAGTGGACAGCGCCACAGCACAGCATCATTAGACATAGTCACAGCTGAGGCCTTCTCCGCCATCTTAGACTTCCTTTACTCCGGCCGCTTGTGCTTAAGCAGCAACAATGTAATCGAGGTGATGTCAGCAGCCAGCTACTTGCAAATGACGGATCTGGTGAACCTTTGCAAAGGGTACATCCGCTCATCTTTGGAAATATGTAACAAAGGCAAGGAGGGCAAAACAGAGGAGGGGAATGCAGAAGAGGAAGGACGGTACAGACTTGCAGACAGTGGAACTCCTGCTGCAACAAACCCCGGCAGCTTTGGGGCTGCGGAGCCTCGTTCACAGCTTACAGAAACAGATGGAGCATCTGTAAACCCAACTCATAGCCCTTTGCCCATCCACAACGACACCCCTCCAGTTCCAAGCAAAGACTGCCATTCTGGTGAGGAAAGACCAAAAGCACACATGGATCATGCTAacctctcctcctcttcatgtTCTGCTTTGACGCCAGAGTTAGTGAACCCCAAAATAGAGTACGACCCGGATGAAGAGCTTTTAGAATCTCCCGACAGTAAAGATCTGGCTTCATATCCTGGACCCTCGCTTCCTCATCATAGCAAACAACTTCCCCCAAGTGTCAGCCTGTCCACTGAGCGCTGCTTCGTGGGCTCTTCTTTCAACGCCAGGCAGCTCATGGAAATGCTGGCCAGGGGGGAAGGCCCGAAGGTGGAGCGAGGGGGGCAGCGCTTTTTCCAAGGAGCCCCTGGCAGCAGCTTGGTAGCAGGCAGAGTGGAGGATGGTTTAAGCTTTGTGGGGTCATCTGTGATGGAGATCCAGTCTGATTGGCTCGGGGAGGATACAG GAGATAACTTGCTGGTTCCTGTTAAGCTCCACAAATGCCCGTTCTGTCCGTACACTGCCAAGCAGAAAGGCATTATGAAGAGGCATATTCGCTGTCACACGGGAGAGAGACCCTTCCCTTGTCCCATGTGTGGCAAGAGGTTCACGAGGCAGGAGCATCTTCGCACCCACGCCTTGAGC GTGCACAGGCATGACTTGCCTGTGTCGTGCAAGAGCTGCAGGCGTGTCTTCACCGGATCTACCGTATCTCCCGGTTTGAGACGCTACGGCATCTGCGACAGCTGCAACTGCGTGACCACCACTCACACCGACTCCACACCGGTCCACACGGCCAGCCAAGCGGAGCCCACGGAACGCGGAGACGGGGGCACCGACTGGTCCAGCTTCATGGACGATGTGGATGAGGTGGAGGTGGGCCGAGTGGAGGATTTGGTGGAGAAACAGATGCTGGAAAAGCAGCTGGCTGCCTGCAATGATGTAGGTCACACTCTGAAGTCTGAAGgcaattattatgattaa